In Janthinobacterium sp. 67, a genomic segment contains:
- a CDS encoding argininosuccinate synthase — MSDIKKVVLAYSGGLDTSVILKWLQDNYQCEIVTFTADLGQGEELEPARAKAIKFGIKPENIHIEDVREEFVRDFVFPMFRANTVYEGEYLLGTSIARPLIAKRLIEIANATGADAISHGATGKGNDQVRFELGAYALKPGVKIIAPWREWDLLSREKLLKYAEDAGIEIDMKHKNGGAPYSMDANLLHISFEGRHLENPSAEAEETMWRWTVSPEKAPDEAEYLDIEYEKGDIVAINGVRMSPATVLAELNKVGGKHGVGRLDLVENRYVGMKSRGCYETPGGTIMLKAHRAIESITLDREVAHLKDDLMPRYASMIYNGYWWAPERVALQTLIDHTQQTVNGWVRIKLYKGNVIVVSRDSKTDSLFDMNIATFDEDGGAYNQADAGGFIKLNALRMRIAAIAREKRGQK, encoded by the coding sequence ATGAGCGACATTAAAAAAGTAGTCCTGGCCTATTCCGGCGGACTCGACACCTCCGTCATCCTGAAATGGCTGCAAGATAACTACCAGTGCGAAATCGTCACCTTCACGGCCGACCTGGGCCAGGGCGAAGAACTGGAACCGGCGCGCGCCAAGGCCATCAAATTCGGCATCAAGCCGGAAAACATCCACATCGAAGACGTGCGCGAAGAATTCGTGCGCGATTTCGTCTTCCCGATGTTCCGCGCCAATACCGTGTATGAAGGCGAATACCTGCTGGGCACCTCGATCGCCCGTCCTTTGATCGCCAAGCGCCTGATCGAAATCGCCAACGCCACGGGCGCCGATGCCATCTCGCACGGCGCGACCGGCAAGGGCAACGACCAGGTGCGTTTCGAACTGGGCGCCTACGCGCTCAAACCTGGCGTGAAGATCATCGCCCCATGGCGCGAGTGGGACCTGCTGTCGCGCGAAAAACTGCTGAAGTACGCGGAAGACGCCGGCATCGAAATCGACATGAAGCACAAGAACGGCGGCGCGCCGTACTCGATGGATGCCAACTTGCTGCACATCAGCTTTGAAGGCCGCCACCTGGAAAACCCGAGCGCCGAAGCGGAAGAAACCATGTGGCGCTGGACCGTCAGCCCTGAAAAGGCGCCGGACGAAGCGGAATACCTGGACATCGAATACGAAAAAGGCGATATCGTCGCCATCAACGGCGTGCGCATGTCGCCTGCCACCGTGCTGGCCGAACTGAACAAGGTTGGCGGCAAGCATGGCGTGGGACGCCTGGACCTGGTGGAAAACCGCTACGTGGGCATGAAATCGCGCGGCTGCTATGAAACCCCGGGCGGCACCATCATGCTGAAAGCCCACCGCGCCATCGAATCGATCACCCTGGACCGCGAAGTGGCCCACCTGAAAGATGATCTGATGCCGCGCTACGCGTCGATGATCTACAACGGCTACTGGTGGGCGCCCGAGCGCGTTGCCCTGCAAACCCTGATCGACCACACGCAGCAAACCGTGAACGGCTGGGTACGCATCAAGCTGTACAAGGGCAATGTGATCGTCGTGTCGCGCGATTCGAAGACCGATTCGCTGTTCGACATGAACATCGCCACCTTCGACGAAGACGGCGGCGCCTACAACCAGGCCGACGCCGGCGGCTTCATCAAGCTGAACGCCTTGCGCATGCGCATCGCCGCCATCGCCCGCGAAAAGCGCGGCCAGAAGTAA
- the argF gene encoding ornithine carbamoyltransferase, which produces MSTKKPIKHYLQFSDFTLEEYEYVIERAHLIKRKFKNYEIYHPLIDRTLVMVFEKNSTRTRLSFEAGMHQLGGAAIYLNTRDSQLGRGEPVEDAGQVMSRMCDIIMVRTFGQDIIERFAANSRVPVINGLTNEHHPCQVFADIFTYIEHRGSIAGKVVAWIGDANNMLYSWLQAAEVFGFHVNVSTPKGYDIDLSQVKTQRYTFFANPSDACEGAHLVNTDVWTSMGYEAENAARIAAFDGWIVDGAKMSRAAPDALFMHCLPAHRGEEVAAEVIDGPQSVVWDEAENRLHVQKALIEYLLLGKIQ; this is translated from the coding sequence ATGTCGACAAAAAAACCGATCAAGCACTACCTCCAGTTCTCCGATTTCACGTTGGAAGAGTACGAATATGTGATCGAACGCGCCCATCTGATCAAGCGCAAGTTCAAGAACTACGAAATCTACCATCCACTGATCGACCGCACCCTGGTGATGGTCTTTGAAAAGAACTCCACCCGCACGCGCTTGTCGTTCGAAGCCGGCATGCACCAGCTGGGCGGCGCCGCCATCTACCTGAACACGCGCGATTCCCAGCTGGGCCGCGGCGAGCCGGTGGAAGACGCGGGCCAGGTCATGTCGCGCATGTGCGACATCATCATGGTGCGTACCTTCGGCCAGGACATCATCGAGCGTTTCGCCGCCAATTCGCGCGTGCCGGTGATCAATGGCCTGACCAATGAACACCACCCGTGCCAGGTCTTTGCCGACATCTTCACCTACATCGAACACCGCGGCTCGATCGCCGGCAAGGTCGTTGCCTGGATCGGCGACGCCAACAACATGCTGTACTCGTGGCTGCAGGCGGCCGAAGTGTTCGGCTTCCACGTCAACGTGTCGACGCCGAAGGGTTACGACATCGACCTGTCGCAAGTCAAGACGCAGCGCTATACCTTCTTCGCCAACCCGTCCGACGCCTGCGAGGGCGCGCACCTGGTCAACACGGACGTGTGGACCAGCATGGGCTACGAAGCGGAAAACGCGGCCCGTATCGCCGCCTTCGACGGCTGGATCGTCGATGGCGCAAAGATGTCCCGCGCCGCGCCCGACGCCCTGTTCATGCACTGCCTGCCCGCCCACCGCGGCGAGGAAGTGGCCGCCGAAGTGATCGACGGCCCGCAATCGGTGGTGTGGGACGAGGCGGAAAACCGCTTGCACGTGCAAAAAGCGCTGATCGAATACCTGTTACTCGGTAAAATCCAATAA